A portion of the Paenibacillus marchantiae genome contains these proteins:
- a CDS encoding MFS transporter: MDFSWKRNLVILWIGVFFCSTAYSISIPFLPLFLSGDLGVRDHLEFWSGLAFGITFLASALVSPFWGSLADKYGRKPMLIRSGYSLAVLYLINYFVQDPYSLIVVRLFQGLLAGFVPAAIALVGTNTPEEKTGYALGIMSTAGATGGIIGPLIGGVVSHYYGNRNAFLFSSIVVLVSALIATFWVKEENFNRNKARSHVMDDIREARANKLFITVLGMMGICTFSVMILEPLLTVYVMEMGIQPDRASLSSGIIFSAVGVATVIMAPRWGKIGSRIGYGKVLIIGLVGGAIGNLLQFFTTGYIGFGILRFVYGLFFAAVFPAINAMIVQVTEPGFRGRAFSLNQSASQIGTMAGPIIGGVLGGWLPIRWIFIINGVALLITAIVAKWSRLEEKLPGAGKPLAK, encoded by the coding sequence ATGGACTTCTCGTGGAAGCGTAATCTGGTGATTTTGTGGATTGGTGTGTTTTTTTGCAGCACCGCTTATTCGATCTCCATCCCATTTCTGCCTTTGTTTCTGAGTGGCGATCTGGGCGTTCGTGATCACCTGGAGTTCTGGTCAGGGCTTGCCTTTGGCATCACGTTTCTGGCAAGTGCGCTGGTGTCTCCCTTCTGGGGATCACTGGCTGACAAATACGGGCGCAAGCCAATGCTGATCCGGTCGGGATACAGCCTTGCGGTTTTGTATTTGATCAATTATTTTGTGCAGGACCCGTATTCATTAATCGTGGTTCGTTTGTTTCAGGGATTGCTCGCGGGGTTTGTTCCGGCGGCGATTGCACTGGTTGGTACCAACACACCGGAAGAGAAGACAGGGTATGCTCTCGGTATCATGTCTACAGCCGGAGCAACAGGAGGTATAATCGGCCCATTAATTGGTGGGGTGGTAAGCCACTATTATGGCAACCGGAATGCATTTTTATTTTCCAGCATCGTAGTATTGGTCTCGGCGTTGATCGCAACCTTCTGGGTCAAAGAAGAGAACTTCAACCGGAACAAGGCACGTTCTCATGTGATGGATGACATCCGTGAAGCCAGGGCCAATAAATTATTTATTACGGTGCTTGGCATGATGGGCATATGTACCTTCTCCGTGATGATTCTGGAGCCGTTATTGACGGTATACGTGATGGAAATGGGCATTCAGCCCGATCGTGCTTCTCTCAGCTCGGGCATTATTTTCTCTGCGGTTGGTGTGGCTACGGTTATTATGGCACCGCGCTGGGGTAAGATCGGTTCGCGAATCGGTTATGGCAAAGTTCTGATCATTGGCCTCGTTGGTGGGGCGATTGGTAACCTGCTGCAGTTTTTCACTACAGGTTATATTGGATTCGGCATCTTGCGTTTTGTGTATGGATTGTTCTTTGCTGCGGTGTTCCCGGCGATTAATGCAATGATTGTGCAAGTGACAGAACCTGGCTTCCGGGGAAGAGCATTCAGCCTGAATCAGTCGGCTTCCCAGATCGGTACGATGGCGGGGCCGATAATCGGTGGTGTTCTGGGTGGCTGGTTGCCGATTCGTTGGATTTTTATCATCAATGGAGTGGCGCTGCTGATTACCGCCATTGTGGCGAAATGGTCCCGACTGGAGGAGAAGTTGCCGGGAGCGGGCAAACCTTTGGCGAAGTAA
- a CDS encoding YwaF family protein → MAYPQWLDPYDAKPFMLFSSSHLWAIGVIAALVILIFLFRNWLRSWAPHTRRTFRIALACVMFGCEIVLQFWYVYGDVWSLQTSLPLELCSLSLLLSALLLLTRSRLLHSALLFAGIAGALMAIVTPNLGYGFAHFRFIQFFTAHACIILALLYMTWVEQLRPSWRSVLGSMIFVNVAALVVYGVDVLLDANYMFLRHKPNTPSVLDMLGPYPLYILGEEVLALVMFSLMYVLLFAIPERLNNRVKRGKSSAL, encoded by the coding sequence ATGGCTTATCCTCAGTGGCTAGACCCTTATGATGCAAAACCGTTTATGCTGTTTTCCAGTTCCCACCTATGGGCGATCGGTGTGATTGCTGCACTGGTTATATTGATATTCCTGTTTCGGAATTGGCTGCGGTCCTGGGCACCGCACACACGTCGTACCTTTCGGATCGCTCTGGCATGTGTCATGTTCGGCTGTGAGATTGTGCTTCAGTTCTGGTATGTATATGGGGATGTGTGGAGTCTACAGACTTCATTGCCGCTGGAGTTATGCAGTCTGTCACTATTGTTATCTGCGCTGCTATTATTGACACGCAGCCGACTGCTGCATTCTGCATTGTTATTCGCAGGAATAGCAGGGGCATTGATGGCAATTGTAACGCCTAATCTCGGTTATGGTTTTGCACATTTTCGTTTCATTCAATTTTTTACTGCTCACGCTTGTATTATTCTGGCGTTGCTCTATATGACTTGGGTGGAACAGCTTCGTCCAAGCTGGAGATCTGTGTTGGGTTCGATGATATTCGTGAACGTGGCTGCGTTGGTCGTATATGGTGTGGATGTCCTGCTTGACGCCAATTATATGTTCCTGAGACACAAACCGAATACGCCTTCAGTGCTCGACATGTTGGGCCCCTACCCCTTGTACATTCTTGGGGAAGAGGTATTGGCGTTAGTCATGTTCTCCCTAATGTACGTCCTGCTCTTTGCCATTCCGGAGCGGCTGAATAATCGAGTGAAGAGAGGAAAGAGTTCAGCGCTCTAG
- a CDS encoding aspartate ammonia-lyase, translating into MSTMSTRTEKDFIGEKEIPAYAYYGIQTVRAVENFPITGVPVHRELITALAAVKKAAAITNMELKMLPRKIGDVIVMAAEEMMKGHHLDHFIVDSIQGGAGTSMNMNMNEILANRGLELLLQNKGDYFHCNPNNHVNMSQSTNDVIPTALRIAAYRLSETLLDTMKRLQDAFRKKEQEFNDVVKVGRTHLQDAVPIRLGQEFGAYARVIGRDIERLEFANRRLLTINLGATAVGTGLNAKPEYIVKVTEHLSDVTGLNLQTAEDLVDATQNTDAYLELSAALKVCAVSLSKICNDIRMMASGPRAGFNELRLPPRQPGSSIMPGKVNPVMAEVINQVSFQVMGNDHTICMACEAGQFELNVMGPVIAFNLLQSLKIMNNGIDVFTRYAVEEMEANRERCALIMKQSFSVITALNPHLGYDVAASIVKEALKTGNTLQEIILERGLLTPEELEEILHPEQMTTPGIAGEHFLHNMER; encoded by the coding sequence ATGTCTACAATGTCCACAAGGACGGAGAAAGATTTTATTGGAGAAAAAGAAATTCCTGCTTATGCTTATTACGGAATACAGACGGTTCGGGCTGTAGAGAACTTCCCGATTACCGGCGTTCCTGTACACCGGGAACTGATTACAGCTCTGGCTGCGGTGAAAAAGGCTGCGGCAATCACGAATATGGAGCTGAAGATGCTGCCACGCAAAATTGGCGATGTCATCGTCATGGCTGCTGAAGAAATGATGAAAGGCCATCATCTGGATCATTTTATTGTTGACTCCATTCAGGGCGGTGCAGGCACCTCCATGAATATGAATATGAACGAAATTCTGGCCAATCGTGGACTGGAACTGTTATTGCAGAACAAGGGTGACTATTTCCACTGTAACCCGAATAACCATGTGAACATGTCCCAATCCACCAATGACGTGATCCCAACTGCACTGCGCATTGCTGCGTATCGGTTGTCGGAAACGTTGCTTGATACGATGAAGCGTTTGCAGGATGCGTTCCGCAAAAAAGAACAGGAATTTAACGATGTAGTCAAAGTAGGCCGGACACATCTTCAGGATGCTGTGCCTATTCGACTTGGACAAGAGTTCGGTGCCTATGCGCGTGTTATCGGACGTGATATTGAGCGTCTGGAGTTCGCAAATCGCCGCCTGCTCACCATTAACTTGGGTGCAACGGCTGTAGGTACAGGTCTCAACGCGAAACCCGAATACATCGTTAAAGTCACGGAGCATCTGTCCGATGTGACAGGATTGAATTTGCAAACGGCCGAGGATCTTGTGGATGCCACACAGAATACGGATGCCTATCTGGAATTGTCGGCTGCACTGAAAGTATGTGCTGTCAGTCTGTCCAAAATCTGTAACGATATTCGTATGATGGCTTCTGGCCCACGCGCAGGATTCAATGAGCTGCGTCTTCCACCGCGTCAGCCAGGTTCGTCCATTATGCCGGGCAAAGTGAATCCGGTTATGGCGGAAGTGATCAATCAGGTATCCTTCCAGGTTATGGGGAATGACCATACGATCTGCATGGCCTGTGAAGCTGGTCAATTCGAATTGAACGTCATGGGCCCTGTTATTGCGTTCAACTTGCTGCAATCGCTGAAAATCATGAATAATGGTATCGACGTCTTTACTCGTTATGCCGTTGAAGAGATGGAAGCGAACCGTGAGCGTTGTGCATTGATTATGAAGCAGAGCTTTAGTGTAATTACAGCGCTTAATCCACATCTGGGCTATGATGTGGCAGCCTCCATTGTGAAGGAAGCGTTGAAGACCGGAAACACCTTGCAGGAGATCATTCTGGAACGGGGTCTACTGACACCGGAAGAACTGGAAGAAATTTTGCATCCGGAGCAGATGACTACTCCTGGTATTGCAGGTGAGCACTTCCTGCACAATATGGAACGGTAG
- a CDS encoding methyl-accepting chemotaxis protein, with protein sequence MKWTLGAKTVAGLVLISLITYGTSGFFIFFLQDWLSFSMPSWLYISIVLIMGVCWNAILGWFASRWLTRPIVHLSRAAQQVSSGDLTAEIPERRTQDEITVLYDAFRVMVFNLRSIVNDITDSTRTTSQNAQSLSEAIAQAAEQIEMMSDAVDHIAVGVEDQKTTSHQSLITADEMLNDFQRMHSQSIGMTEMSGQMERSVDHTKQTFSSLMKGMDELTESHNRSRDIMVLLEKEASDIEAITQSVKNIAEETGLLALNASIEAARAGEEGSGFAVVAQQIRKLADESKQSVHRINELISRVQQRIKDTAQLIHEQHGLVVNESERTISVDQTLQELTGTVEVFMKGAHEIGSKIGEQTSRVEQTHGHVKKIQGKAGSFSDEARRIMDAAHEETAIMQEISSSAEELRQLTDRLMDKTKAFRMQP encoded by the coding sequence ATGAAATGGACTTTAGGCGCAAAAACCGTCGCAGGTTTGGTACTGATTTCACTGATTACGTACGGAACTAGCGGCTTTTTTATATTTTTCCTTCAGGATTGGCTCTCGTTCTCCATGCCAAGCTGGTTGTATATCTCTATCGTACTCATCATGGGCGTATGCTGGAACGCGATTCTGGGCTGGTTTGCCTCTCGTTGGTTGACTCGTCCAATTGTGCATTTGTCCCGTGCGGCACAACAAGTCTCATCGGGGGATTTGACGGCCGAGATTCCAGAGCGGAGAACACAGGATGAAATTACTGTATTATATGATGCTTTTCGAGTAATGGTTTTTAATTTGAGAAGCATTGTAAACGATATTACAGATAGTACACGTACAACCTCACAGAACGCCCAGTCACTTAGTGAAGCAATCGCCCAGGCAGCGGAGCAGATCGAGATGATGTCTGATGCGGTGGATCATATTGCTGTGGGTGTGGAAGACCAGAAGACGACATCACATCAGTCTTTGATTACAGCGGATGAGATGTTGAACGATTTTCAGCGTATGCACAGTCAGTCGATTGGGATGACAGAGATGTCCGGCCAGATGGAACGTTCTGTAGATCATACGAAGCAGACCTTCTCTTCTTTGATGAAAGGAATGGACGAGCTGACGGAGTCACACAACCGTTCCCGGGACATCATGGTCCTGCTTGAGAAGGAAGCCTCGGATATTGAAGCCATTACTCAGTCTGTCAAAAACATTGCAGAGGAAACAGGGCTGCTTGCCCTGAATGCTTCCATTGAGGCTGCACGTGCGGGAGAAGAGGGATCGGGCTTTGCTGTCGTTGCTCAGCAGATTCGTAAGCTGGCAGATGAGAGCAAACAATCGGTGCATCGGATTAATGAGCTGATCAGCCGTGTTCAGCAGCGTATCAAGGATACAGCCCAACTGATTCATGAACAGCATGGCCTCGTTGTGAATGAGTCCGAGCGCACGATCTCTGTTGATCAGACATTGCAGGAGCTTACAGGTACGGTAGAAGTGTTTATGAAGGGCGCTCATGAAATCGGATCCAAAATTGGGGAACAGACCAGCCGCGTAGAACAAACGCACGGCCATGTGAAAAAGATTCAAGGGAAAGCCGGATCTTTCTCGGATGAGGCAAGACGGATTATGGATGCGGCACATGAAGAGACGGCAATTATGCAGGAGATTTCATCCTCGGCTGAAGAACTGAGACAGTTAACAGATCGATTAATGGACAAAACGAAAGCATTTCGGATGCAGCCTTAA
- a CDS encoding YqkE family protein, which yields MAKSKKHTPAPKAARDKPTTLKDLLSSDVLEKLKAQADEAKAAEADRKEQERLQAEEARKAEQKRKDNDFEYLLNNSSLDWKKHK from the coding sequence ATGGCAAAATCCAAAAAACACACCCCTGCTCCCAAAGCAGCACGGGATAAACCGACCACACTAAAGGATCTGCTGAGCAGTGATGTGTTAGAGAAACTGAAAGCTCAGGCGGATGAAGCCAAGGCTGCCGAGGCAGACCGCAAAGAGCAGGAACGCCTGCAGGCGGAAGAAGCTCGTAAAGCGGAACAGAAGCGAAAAGATAATGATTTTGAGTACCTGTTGAATAACAGTTCGCTGGACTGGAAGAAACACAAGTAA
- a CDS encoding stalk domain-containing protein yields the protein MKKKVVLGLMVGTLTLGIGTGALAATGLEPIKAYLNSKISLKLNGTTVTAKDANGKTVLPITYNGTTYLPVRAVGTLLGTEITYDSATSSVNIGSSNGSAPPSETGKLTLSSLGTAALGTSDWHTKDPAETAYKGKDYKDVYLHTDTAKQGKSFQVMTQKKYAKLHLDLAVLGGSQKLEIMDENNTTLKTVSLAPEDGLVGVDVDVADTDAVFVEIVDEDPGASLFVPLTTSYLTKK from the coding sequence ATGAAGAAGAAGGTTGTATTGGGCTTAATGGTGGGTACACTAACTCTCGGCATCGGCACTGGCGCACTCGCAGCAACGGGTCTGGAACCGATCAAAGCATATTTGAACAGCAAGATATCTCTGAAATTAAACGGGACGACGGTAACAGCCAAAGATGCTAATGGGAAAACGGTATTGCCGATTACTTACAACGGAACGACCTATTTGCCAGTGCGTGCAGTCGGCACACTGCTCGGTACAGAAATTACGTATGACAGCGCGACATCATCCGTTAACATTGGCAGCAGTAATGGATCTGCACCGCCATCCGAAACCGGCAAGCTGACATTAAGTTCGCTGGGAACTGCAGCCTTGGGCACCTCGGACTGGCATACCAAAGATCCGGCCGAAACGGCGTACAAAGGCAAAGATTACAAAGATGTTTACCTGCATACCGACACAGCCAAGCAAGGCAAGAGCTTCCAAGTTATGACCCAGAAAAAGTATGCCAAGCTTCATCTCGATTTGGCTGTTCTTGGCGGTTCACAGAAGCTTGAGATTATGGACGAAAACAATACAACGCTCAAGACGGTATCGCTTGCTCCTGAAGACGGATTGGTTGGGGTAGACGTGGATGTTGCAGACACGGATGCCGTCTTTGTTGAAATCGTTGATGAGGACCCGGGTGCCTCCCTGTTTGTTCCGTTGACGACCTCATATTTAACCAAAAAATAA
- the rpoN gene encoding RNA polymerase factor sigma-54 has product MLGFQLVQEGRIRLSITPEMKQSIHLLTLSGQELTRYLQEAADENPVLELEEPSTLRTRLPRRLNQERFSSYDPLLQMKGAEPTLEQLLISQLRLQNLTPAMETTAVYLAGCVNDDGYLPMELTEVASARGISMPEAEAALDILQSLDPAGVGARNLRECLLLQIRRDPLANQHAEYMVAKGLEELVRFHPGRAGTRLGISSQQAQAAYDYIACLDPKPCRSIGCTERPHYIIPDAVVQIRNDELSLRLNSAGVPRVSLNEACYRWIKEIDADEVWSGRAAEARAIIRSVRMRRRTLMRVLAAIMSEQESFLREGPAGLKPLNLAIIAEAIGMHESTVSRAVNGKYVQTPHGVFELKAFFASGLETTNGEMASAPAVKLRLKELIRSERAERPYSDSQLTALLANEGIVISRRTVAKYREELQILPSLERKRWA; this is encoded by the coding sequence ATGTTAGGATTTCAGTTGGTGCAGGAGGGGCGTATTCGATTATCCATTACGCCGGAGATGAAGCAATCCATTCATCTGCTGACCTTGTCGGGTCAGGAGCTGACTCGTTATTTGCAGGAGGCGGCGGATGAAAATCCGGTGCTTGAGCTAGAAGAGCCCTCTACCCTGCGCACCCGTCTTCCCCGACGGTTGAATCAGGAGAGGTTCTCCTCTTATGATCCGCTGTTACAGATGAAAGGCGCTGAACCTACACTTGAACAACTGTTGATATCTCAGCTTCGGTTGCAGAATCTTACACCTGCAATGGAGACAACAGCTGTATATTTGGCTGGTTGTGTCAACGATGATGGCTATCTACCGATGGAATTGACTGAGGTTGCATCGGCAAGGGGAATATCGATGCCTGAGGCTGAAGCAGCCCTGGACATTCTCCAGTCGCTGGACCCGGCAGGTGTGGGAGCGCGCAACTTGCGTGAATGCTTGTTGCTTCAGATTAGGCGTGATCCATTAGCTAACCAGCATGCGGAGTACATGGTGGCGAAAGGTCTGGAGGAGTTGGTTCGTTTCCACCCAGGCAGAGCAGGAACAAGACTAGGGATTTCTTCACAGCAGGCTCAGGCAGCCTATGACTATATTGCTTGTCTAGACCCGAAACCTTGCAGATCCATCGGTTGTACGGAACGTCCACATTATATTATTCCGGATGCCGTTGTGCAGATAAGGAATGATGAACTTTCTCTACGTTTAAATTCAGCGGGTGTGCCGCGGGTATCCCTGAACGAAGCTTGTTATCGCTGGATCAAGGAGATTGATGCAGATGAGGTATGGTCAGGCCGGGCAGCAGAGGCGAGAGCGATCATTCGCAGTGTACGCATGCGTCGCCGAACTCTGATGCGTGTCCTAGCTGCAATCATGAGCGAACAGGAATCTTTTCTGCGTGAAGGACCTGCCGGTTTGAAGCCGCTCAATCTGGCGATTATTGCAGAGGCCATCGGCATGCATGAGTCGACGGTGAGCCGTGCGGTCAATGGCAAATATGTTCAGACACCGCATGGTGTCTTTGAACTCAAGGCTTTTTTTGCATCAGGTCTTGAAACAACGAATGGAGAAATGGCCTCTGCGCCGGCGGTGAAGCTCAGACTGAAAGAGCTGATTCGTTCTGAACGGGCGGAACGCCCATACTCGGATAGCCAACTCACCGCATTACTCGCGAATGAAGGCATCGTTATCTCCCGCAGAACGGTTGCGAAATACAGGGAAGAGCTTCAGATTTTGCCTTCACTTGAACGGAAGCGCTGGGCATGA
- a CDS encoding ring-cleaving dioxygenase, producing MQIKGLHHVSALTAHAAENYRFYTNVMGLRLIKKTVNQDDVSVYHLFYGDEKGNPGTELTFFEIPMAGQTREGVNSISATSLRVPSDAALTYWQQRFDEFDVPHGEITERGGRATLSFTDFEGQRLILVSDEHNTGVAGGKPWEQSPVPVEYGIVGLGPVHLTVRDASLTAPVLTELLGFRQKGTYPAFVAGQPDVLVFESGEGGNGSEVHVEERNDLAQERPGRGSVHHVAFRVDNEEELKQWVERVHNFRFPNSGFVDRFYFRSLYFREANGILFELATDGPGFDTDEELAHLGESLALPPFLEGRRAEIEANLKPLDTAIR from the coding sequence ATGCAAATTAAAGGACTTCACCATGTATCTGCACTGACCGCACACGCCGCTGAGAATTATCGGTTCTACACCAACGTCATGGGTTTGCGACTGATCAAAAAAACAGTCAATCAGGATGATGTTTCGGTCTATCACCTCTTCTATGGAGATGAAAAAGGGAATCCGGGTACCGAACTTACTTTCTTTGAAATTCCGATGGCCGGACAGACACGCGAAGGCGTGAACAGTATCTCAGCAACATCACTTCGTGTTCCTAGCGATGCAGCCCTGACTTACTGGCAACAGCGTTTTGACGAATTCGATGTTCCTCATGGAGAAATCACTGAACGCGGTGGGCGTGCCACTCTCTCGTTTACGGACTTTGAAGGACAACGTCTGATTCTGGTTTCTGATGAACACAATACAGGTGTTGCAGGGGGCAAACCTTGGGAACAAAGCCCTGTACCTGTCGAGTATGGCATTGTAGGCTTAGGCCCAGTCCATCTTACCGTTAGAGATGCGTCCCTTACGGCTCCAGTTCTTACTGAACTGCTCGGCTTCCGTCAAAAAGGAACCTATCCTGCTTTTGTCGCAGGCCAACCCGATGTACTCGTCTTCGAATCCGGTGAAGGTGGAAATGGCTCTGAGGTGCATGTCGAAGAACGAAATGACCTTGCCCAAGAACGCCCTGGACGAGGCAGCGTGCACCATGTTGCCTTCCGCGTCGATAATGAAGAAGAACTGAAACAATGGGTAGAACGGGTTCATAATTTCCGATTCCCGAATTCCGGTTTCGTAGACCGTTTCTACTTCCGCTCCCTGTACTTCCGTGAAGCCAATGGCATTCTGTTCGAGCTGGCAACCGATGGTCCCGGCTTCGACACGGATGAAGAATTGGCTCATCTTGGAGAGTCCCTGGCATTGCCTCCATTCCTTGAAGGTCGCCGTGCAGAGATTGAAGCGAATCTCAAACCGCTCGATACAGCAATTCGCTAA
- a CDS encoding peptidylprolyl isomerase, with protein sequence MSFRWKKTTAVSLVLAMLLIVISGCGRPASSATETPAPVEPTGPNPVATIEMSDGQKIVIELYPEIAPNTVNNFISLANKGFYDGLNFHRVIPGFMIQGGDPNGDGSGGPGYAIKGEFTSNGHKNHLNHTRGVISMARTNDLDSAGSQFFIMLADADYLDNAYATFGKVTEGMDVVDGIAAQQIGEQDKPVTDQVMKKVTVDTQGVEYPEPVKMP encoded by the coding sequence ATGTCTTTTCGGTGGAAAAAAACAACAGCTGTGTCGCTGGTTCTAGCGATGTTGCTTATCGTCATTAGTGGTTGTGGGCGCCCTGCAAGCAGCGCGACGGAAACACCGGCTCCAGTGGAGCCTACTGGTCCCAATCCTGTAGCCACAATTGAAATGTCAGATGGTCAGAAAATCGTCATCGAGCTCTATCCGGAGATTGCACCAAATACGGTGAACAATTTTATCTCATTGGCGAATAAAGGTTTCTATGACGGTTTGAACTTTCACCGTGTTATCCCAGGCTTTATGATTCAAGGTGGTGATCCAAACGGCGATGGTTCGGGCGGCCCAGGTTATGCGATCAAAGGAGAATTTACATCCAATGGTCATAAAAACCACCTTAATCACACGCGTGGGGTTATCTCCATGGCGCGGACAAATGATTTGGACTCCGCAGGCTCCCAGTTTTTTATCATGTTAGCGGATGCTGATTATCTGGATAACGCTTATGCTACCTTTGGCAAAGTGACAGAAGGTATGGACGTCGTTGATGGAATAGCTGCTCAACAAATAGGCGAACAAGACAAACCGGTTACGGATCAGGTGATGAAAAAAGTCACTGTCGACACTCAAGGAGTAGAATATCCTGAACCGGTAAAAATGCCTTAA
- a CDS encoding SDR family oxidoreductase — protein MTEQRLQGKVAIVTGGGSGIGQATAIRFAEHGAKVFMLDRTPENAEKTKQTIENAGGEGHVIECDISKPDNVQKAINQVAEQAGQLDIVFANAGINGTMAPIETMEPEDWDQTMGINMRGTFATVKYAIPHLKDRGGSIIITSSINGNRVFSGIGFSAYASSKAGQTAFTKMAALELARYKIRVNAVCPGAIDTNIDDNTYPSDDLKEVQIPVEFPEGHEHPLKGEPGTSKQVANLVLFLASDESSHVTGTRIYVDGAESLLRG, from the coding sequence ATGACTGAACAACGTTTGCAAGGGAAAGTTGCGATTGTAACCGGAGGTGGCTCAGGAATTGGTCAGGCAACAGCCATTCGTTTCGCTGAGCATGGGGCCAAAGTGTTCATGCTGGACCGGACCCCGGAGAATGCTGAGAAAACCAAACAGACGATTGAGAATGCAGGCGGAGAAGGCCACGTCATTGAATGTGATATATCCAAACCGGACAACGTGCAGAAAGCAATCAATCAGGTGGCAGAGCAAGCTGGACAGCTTGATATTGTATTTGCCAATGCGGGCATCAACGGCACGATGGCTCCCATTGAAACGATGGAACCTGAGGACTGGGATCAGACGATGGGCATCAATATGCGCGGTACGTTCGCAACTGTGAAGTACGCCATACCCCATTTGAAAGACCGCGGAGGAAGCATTATTATTACGAGTTCCATCAACGGTAACCGTGTATTCTCTGGCATAGGGTTCTCTGCATACGCTTCCAGTAAAGCAGGTCAGACGGCTTTTACAAAGATGGCAGCATTGGAACTGGCTCGTTACAAGATTCGTGTCAACGCCGTCTGCCCAGGAGCCATAGACACGAACATCGATGACAACACCTATCCTTCGGACGATCTGAAAGAAGTACAGATCCCGGTTGAATTTCCGGAAGGTCATGAACATCCACTCAAAGGTGAACCTGGAACGTCGAAGCAAGTCGCCAATCTGGTGCTCTTCCTCGCTTCCGATGAATCTTCCCATGTGACCGGTACCCGGATCTATGTGGATGGAGCGGAATCTTTGCTCCGTGGATAA